Proteins from one bacterium genomic window:
- a CDS encoding helix-turn-helix transcriptional regulator — protein sequence MTLENQFWLGIIIANGNSMSKVIIVKLYYNVKGNVNHSTIVKNIKKYRAKRCISQDKLSKLANITLHTITKIESGTTPDPRIETVKKIADALGVSIDDLMRN from the coding sequence TTGACACTTGAAAACCAATTTTGGTTAGGTATAATAATCGCAAATGGCAATAGTATGTCTAAAGTTATTATAGTAAAATTATATTACAATGTCAAAGGAAATGTCAACCATTCAACCATTGTAAAAAATATTAAGAAATACCGAGCAAAGCGCTGTATCTCTCAAGACAAGCTGTCAAAACTTGCCAATATTACTTTGCACACAATCACTAAAATTGAATCAGGGACTACGCCAGATCCAAGAATTGAAACCGTCAAAAAAATAGCAGACGCTTTAGGCGTTAGCATTGATGATTTAATGAGAAACTAA
- a CDS encoding type I restriction enzyme HsdR N-terminal domain-containing protein — protein MTQYKPSEEYITTGEQKGLILREGSKVEYQTTGKSYNFSDPEEKVRASFYVELIQKYKYPEKRLDTEVVVPRRKPSDSADIVVYEDDEQKKPYIVVECKKDDISQSEIKQAVEQAFGNANSLRAKYAIVVAGNVRIAFDVAGFNPQERDKNIISDIPVRYGKITKYKYKKGDETWDLQPADLKAL, from the coding sequence ATGACACAATATAAACCTTCAGAAGAATACATTACAACAGGAGAACAAAAAGGGCTTATTCTCCGAGAAGGTAGCAAAGTTGAATATCAAACCACCGGCAAAAGTTATAATTTTTCTGACCCAGAAGAAAAGGTCAGAGCGTCCTTTTATGTTGAACTTATACAAAAATATAAATATCCGGAAAAACGATTAGATACCGAAGTTGTTGTCCCTCGCAGAAAACCATCTGATTCAGCCGATATTGTTGTTTATGAAGATGACGAACAGAAAAAACCTTATATCGTAGTTGAGTGTAAAAAAGATGATATTTCTCAATCCGAAATAAAGCAGGCAGTTGAACAAGCTTTTGGCAATGCTAATTCTCTCAGGGCAAAATATGCGATTGTTGTTGCTGGCAATGTTCGCATCGCTTTTGATGTTGCTGGTTTTAACCCGCAAGAACGGGACAAAAATATTATTTCTGACATTCCTGTCCGCTACGGGAAAATTACAAAATATAAATACAAAAAGGGCGATGAAACATGGGATTTACAGCCAGCCGATTTAAAAGCGCTTTAA